In Mytilus edulis chromosome 4, xbMytEdul2.2, whole genome shotgun sequence, the following proteins share a genomic window:
- the LOC139521322 gene encoding collagen alpha-1(XXV) chain-like, with product MEVSKSEHNLKLHLKIIYTFLVINISLCTFCLYLLFSRQTEISEHSGIKTVSDGKYNITAELLQREKRGTHSSFPKLSYGFLQQCAALSNTCKKQTATYNQQDNYYARSKRAQVSSAQTGPPGPPGPPGPPGQQGVKGSKGETGPRGHQGLLGFPGFKGDRGLKGDHGEKGEVGPVGPGGLRGASGPPGTPGPAGMEGPPGKRGRKGNDGLPGPQGPPGLRGAQGYSGPKGEKGETGGNGYSGGNCTCGRGSKGEKGQRGQLGYTGYKGDKGDSGLKGEPGNGYVGYTGTNGLMGPRGFKGDKGDKGDSVVISSEDNGSLKRNRKFLPEANTGDRKVPLSQYKDATHKSKGKGLASRDIASSSLIAFVQVLSELFVYFV from the exons ATGGAAGTATCAAAATCGGAACATAATcttaaattacatttaaaaataatttatacatttttagttataaatataagtttatgtactttctgtttatatttgttgtttagCAGACAGACAGAAATTAGCGAACATAGTGGAATAAAAACAGTTTCTGATGGAAAATATAATATCACTGCTGAACTTTTACAACGAGAAAAACGTGGTACGCACAGTTCTTTTCCAAAATTG AGTTATGGCTTTTTACAACAATGTGCAGCCTTGTCAAATACATGCAAAAAACAAACAG CAACCTATAATCAACAAGATAATTACTATGCAAGATCAAAAAGAGCTCAAGTTTCGAGCGCTCAGACAGGACCCCCAGGGCCACCAGGGCCACCGGGACCACCAGGTCAACAAG GTGTTAAAGGATCAAAAGGTGAAACGGGACCTAGAGGACATCAAGGATTACTTGGGTTTCCTGGATTCAAAGGAGACAGAG GTTTGAAAGGCGATCATGGTGAGAAAGGTGAAGTAGGACCAGTAGGGCCGGGAGGGCTGAGGGGAGCCAGTGGACCACCAG gTACTCCTGGACCAGCAGGAATGGAAGGTCCGCCTGGAAAAAGAGGACGAAAAGGGAATGATGGATTACCCGGACCACAAGGGCCGCCAGGTTTAAGGGGAGCACAAGGTTATTCAGGTCCTAAAGGTGAAAAGGGCGAAACTGGTGGAAATGGTTACTCAGGTGGAAACTGTACTT GTGGCAGAGGGTCGAAGGGAGAAAAAGGACAACGAGGACAATTAGGATATACAGGATATAAAGGCGATAAAG gtgATTCTGGATTAAAAGGAGAACCAG GAAATGGATACGTGGGATATACTGGTACAAATGGTCTTATGGGACCGAGAGGTTTTAAAGGTGATAAAGGAGACAAAGGCGACTCAGTAG TTATTTCCTCCGAAGATAATGGAAGTTTaaaaagaaataggaaatttcTCCCAGAGGCAAACACTGGCG ATAGAAAAGTTCCATTATCGCAGTACAAAG ATGCAACACACAAAAGTAAAGGCAAAGGTTTAGCATCACGTGATATTGCATCTTCTTCATTGATAGCTTTTGTACAAGTTTTAAGTgagttatttgtttattttgtatga